The following are encoded together in the Kribbella sp. CA-293567 genome:
- a CDS encoding glycoside hydrolase family 130 protein — protein sequence MTVPYTLTRLGVVMTPEPGNELESEGVLNPASGHTPDGRLYLLPRLVAPGNVSRVGLAEVALTDGVPTGVSREGVVLAPDEGWERGLNNAGVEDPRVTWIPSLGKHVMTYVAYGPLGPKPALAVSEDLRTWTRLGPLHFEYQADLDTDLNLFPNKDTVFFPEPVPGPDGRPAYAMLHRPMWDLGWFREGEGVHLPAGVKDDRPGIWISYVPVSEVERDLRNLVHLRGHRLVAMSEYPFEELKIGAGPAPLRVPEGWLVIHHGVTGEQPQGFDPTTQKVSYAAGALLLDFEDVSRVIARTEEPILVPETEEERIGTVGNVVFPTAIEEVDGVHYVFYGMADAKIGVARLDRLS from the coding sequence GTGACTGTTCCTTATACTCTGACGCGCCTCGGTGTCGTGATGACGCCGGAGCCAGGCAACGAACTGGAGTCCGAAGGGGTGCTGAACCCCGCCTCGGGGCACACCCCGGACGGACGGCTGTACCTGCTGCCGCGACTGGTTGCTCCGGGCAACGTATCGCGCGTCGGCCTGGCCGAGGTGGCGCTGACCGACGGCGTACCGACCGGGGTGTCCCGCGAAGGTGTGGTGCTGGCCCCCGACGAGGGCTGGGAGCGTGGGCTGAACAACGCGGGTGTCGAGGATCCCCGAGTGACCTGGATCCCGTCGCTCGGCAAACACGTGATGACGTACGTCGCCTACGGTCCGTTGGGTCCGAAACCGGCGCTGGCGGTCTCGGAGGACCTGCGGACCTGGACCCGGTTGGGACCGTTGCACTTCGAGTACCAGGCTGACCTGGACACCGATCTCAACCTGTTCCCGAACAAGGACACGGTGTTCTTCCCCGAGCCGGTGCCCGGTCCCGACGGCCGGCCCGCGTACGCGATGCTGCATCGGCCGATGTGGGACCTGGGCTGGTTCCGCGAGGGCGAGGGCGTGCACCTGCCGGCCGGGGTGAAGGACGACCGGCCGGGGATCTGGATCTCGTACGTGCCCGTGTCGGAGGTCGAGCGCGATCTGCGCAACCTGGTGCACCTGCGTGGACACCGGCTGGTGGCGATGTCGGAGTACCCGTTCGAGGAGCTCAAGATCGGCGCCGGGCCCGCGCCGCTGCGGGTGCCGGAGGGATGGCTCGTCATCCATCACGGCGTGACCGGCGAGCAGCCCCAGGGGTTCGATCCGACGACGCAGAAGGTCAGCTACGCCGCGGGTGCGCTGTTGCTCGACTTCGAGGACGTCAGCCGGGTGATCGCGCGGACCGAGGAGCCGATCCTGGTCCCGGAGACCGAGGAGGAACGCATCGGCACGGTGGGCAACGTGGTGTTCCCGACCGCGATCGAGGAGGTCGACGGGGTGCACTACGTCTTCTACGGGATGGCCGATGCCAAGATCGGCGTAGCTCGCTTGGACCGGTTGTCATGA
- a CDS encoding carbohydrate ABC transporter permease, translated as MKQSPSRKSPWRFLTLLVGAFVFLFPFYYMLIGSLQAEPDPSVKGAFPSPGNLTGKNYTEINAAIDLGRSLLNSGIFTGGVILGTLVFGVLTGYALARLQFRGRGAVFNLMLLVQVVPFQLLTIPLYVLIVRSYGLADSYLGMIAPFAINSTAVFVFRQYFLQLPQELFDAARIDGAGELNILWRVAIPLVKPALLTGVLLTFIGPWNEFLWPFLITKQQDLQPLAVSLSNYLTTVSARAANPFGAVLAGACVLAAPAIGMFIVFQRRFISSSLESGVKG; from the coding sequence ATGAAGCAGAGCCCGTCGAGAAAGAGTCCGTGGCGGTTCCTGACCTTGCTGGTCGGTGCCTTCGTGTTCCTGTTTCCCTTCTACTACATGCTGATCGGCAGTCTGCAGGCCGAGCCCGACCCGTCGGTGAAGGGTGCATTCCCGTCGCCTGGCAACCTGACCGGCAAGAACTACACCGAGATCAACGCGGCGATCGACCTCGGCCGGTCGTTGCTGAACTCCGGCATCTTCACCGGCGGAGTCATCCTCGGCACCCTGGTCTTCGGCGTGCTGACCGGCTACGCGCTGGCCAGGTTGCAGTTCCGTGGCCGGGGCGCGGTCTTCAACCTGATGCTGCTGGTCCAGGTGGTCCCGTTCCAGTTGCTGACCATCCCGCTCTACGTGCTGATCGTGCGCAGCTACGGGCTGGCCGACTCCTACCTGGGCATGATCGCGCCGTTCGCGATCAACTCGACCGCGGTGTTCGTGTTCCGGCAGTACTTCCTGCAACTGCCGCAGGAGCTGTTCGACGCGGCCCGGATCGACGGCGCGGGGGAGCTGAACATCCTCTGGCGGGTGGCGATCCCGCTGGTCAAGCCGGCCTTGCTGACCGGCGTACTGCTGACCTTCATCGGGCCGTGGAACGAGTTCCTGTGGCCGTTCCTGATCACCAAACAACAAGATCTGCAGCCGCTCGCGGTGTCGTTGTCGAACTACCTGACCACCGTGTCGGCGCGGGCGGCGAACCCGTTCGGCGCCGTCCTGGCCGGGGCCTGCGTCCTGGCCGCTCCCGCGATCGGGATGTTCATCGTCTTCCAGCGTCGCTTCATCTCGTCCAGCCTCGAGTCCGGGGTCAAGGGCTAG
- a CDS encoding carbohydrate ABC transporter permease: MSARGRSGRGGVLSSVLGKQPIGTAFVTPYVVFLAVIFAYPLGFAVYMSFHDYFFTAPGAIVERPWVGFANYAAVLSDPAVRRSFVNVGIFLLINVPLTVVLSLVLAYALNAAIRWRTFFRVSYYVPYVAASVAVVGVWLFLFNSDGLVNRLLGPLAPDPSWLVNSALAMPTVAFYVTWKQLGFFILLYLAALQNVSKDLYEAASMDGAGRLKSFWNVTVPGVRPATTLVVLLATVTGANLFTEPYLLTGGGGPDGASASPVLIMYQKGIEQGNPDIGSAIGVLLVIGVLLLALAERRFVGREDR; the protein is encoded by the coding sequence ATGAGTGCGCGCGGCCGGAGCGGGCGCGGCGGGGTGCTGAGCTCGGTCCTGGGCAAGCAGCCGATCGGTACCGCGTTCGTCACCCCGTACGTCGTCTTCCTCGCGGTGATCTTCGCCTACCCGCTCGGGTTCGCGGTCTACATGTCCTTCCACGACTACTTCTTCACCGCGCCCGGCGCGATCGTCGAGCGGCCGTGGGTCGGCTTCGCGAACTACGCCGCGGTGCTGTCCGACCCAGCGGTCCGGCGCTCGTTCGTCAACGTCGGCATCTTCCTGCTGATCAATGTGCCGCTGACCGTCGTCCTGTCGCTGGTGCTGGCCTACGCCCTGAACGCCGCGATCCGCTGGCGCACGTTCTTCCGGGTCAGCTACTACGTCCCGTACGTCGCCGCGTCGGTGGCCGTGGTGGGGGTCTGGCTGTTCCTGTTCAACTCCGACGGCCTGGTCAACCGCCTCCTCGGCCCGCTCGCGCCCGATCCGTCCTGGCTGGTGAACTCGGCGCTCGCGATGCCGACGGTGGCGTTCTACGTGACCTGGAAGCAGCTCGGCTTCTTCATCCTGCTCTACCTGGCCGCCTTGCAGAACGTCTCGAAGGATCTGTACGAGGCGGCGTCGATGGACGGCGCCGGGCGGCTGAAGTCGTTCTGGAACGTCACCGTGCCGGGGGTGCGGCCGGCCACGACGCTGGTCGTCCTGCTGGCGACCGTGACCGGGGCGAACCTGTTCACCGAGCCCTACCTGCTGACCGGCGGCGGCGGTCCTGACGGTGCCTCGGCCTCGCCGGTGCTGATCATGTACCAGAAGGGGATCGAGCAGGGCAATCCCGACATCGGCTCGGCGATCGGCGTCCTGCTGGTGATCGGCGTGCTGCTGCTGGCTCTGGCCGAACGCCGGTTCGTGGGGCGGGAGGACCGATGA
- a CDS encoding ABC transporter substrate-binding protein, with protein MKHKLVAALVAFGLAGTTAACGSGGGGDAEAAAQAKGEITVWMSNNAEEVAWGKQMVAAWNSAHPDQKVTAQEIPAGKSSEEVIGAAITAGNAPCLIFNTAPASVSQFQKQGGLVALDSFADGKAYVEERSGKTAEQYKSTDGKYYQLPWKANPVMIFYNKSVFAKAGIDPAKPLLATYDEFLAASRKIVASKAAKYAIYPAPSNEFYQSWFDFYPLFAAETGGKQLVADGKAQFASEEGKKVAGFWRTLYAEKLASQEKYTGDSFVDGTAAMAIVGPWAIATYKGKVEWGAVPVPTSAGKPAGDTFTFSDAKNVAMYSACKNRGTAWDVLKFATSKEQDGKLLQGTGQMPLRNDVAGAYPEYFTKNPDYQQFADQAARTVEVPNVPNSITIWQTFRDAYSKSVIFGTQDPGAALDGAVQKVDQLAAGS; from the coding sequence ATGAAACACAAGCTCGTGGCCGCGTTGGTGGCCTTCGGTCTCGCCGGTACGACGGCTGCCTGCGGCAGTGGAGGTGGCGGCGACGCCGAGGCCGCCGCCCAGGCCAAGGGGGAGATCACCGTCTGGATGTCCAACAACGCCGAGGAAGTGGCCTGGGGCAAGCAGATGGTCGCCGCCTGGAACAGCGCGCATCCGGACCAGAAGGTGACCGCCCAGGAGATCCCCGCCGGCAAGAGCTCCGAAGAGGTGATCGGGGCCGCGATCACGGCGGGCAACGCGCCCTGCCTGATCTTCAACACCGCACCCGCGTCCGTCTCGCAGTTCCAGAAGCAGGGTGGCCTGGTGGCGCTCGACAGCTTCGCGGACGGCAAGGCGTATGTCGAGGAGCGCAGCGGCAAGACCGCGGAGCAGTACAAGTCGACCGACGGCAAGTACTACCAGCTGCCGTGGAAGGCCAATCCGGTGATGATCTTCTACAACAAGTCGGTCTTCGCCAAGGCCGGGATCGATCCCGCCAAGCCCCTGCTGGCGACGTACGACGAGTTCCTGGCGGCCTCGCGCAAGATCGTCGCCTCGAAGGCCGCGAAGTACGCGATCTATCCGGCTCCGAGCAACGAGTTCTACCAGTCCTGGTTCGATTTCTATCCGCTGTTCGCGGCCGAGACCGGCGGCAAGCAACTGGTTGCCGACGGCAAGGCTCAGTTCGCGTCGGAGGAGGGCAAGAAGGTGGCCGGTTTCTGGCGGACCCTCTACGCCGAGAAGCTGGCGTCGCAGGAGAAGTACACCGGTGACTCGTTCGTCGACGGCACCGCCGCGATGGCGATCGTCGGGCCGTGGGCGATCGCGACGTACAAGGGCAAGGTCGAGTGGGGCGCGGTGCCGGTGCCGACGTCGGCGGGGAAGCCCGCCGGTGACACCTTCACCTTCAGCGACGCGAAGAACGTCGCGATGTACTCGGCGTGCAAGAACCGCGGTACCGCCTGGGACGTGCTGAAGTTCGCCACCAGCAAGGAGCAGGACGGCAAGCTGCTGCAGGGCACCGGGCAGATGCCGCTGCGCAACGACGTGGCCGGCGCCTACCCGGAGTACTTCACCAAGAACCCGGACTACCAGCAGTTCGCCGACCAGGCCGCCCGGACCGTCGAGGTACCGAACGTGCCGAACTCGATCACGATCTGGCAGACCTTCCGCGACGCGTACTCCAAGTCCGTCATCTTCGGAACCCAGGACCCGGGAGCTGCCCTCGACGGCGCCGTCCAGAAGGTCGACCAGCTCGCCGCCGGGTCATGA
- a CDS encoding LacI family DNA-binding transcriptional regulator produces MSKERPTIADVATRAGVSKGAVSFALNGKPGLAQATVDRILAAADELGWRPSSRARSLSVSKAFALGLVITRDPAVLSSDPFFPAFIGGVESVLAPRGQALVLQVVAPGENEAAGYRRLAQDGRVDGVFLSDLRHDDPRIELLASLGLPAVTLNRPEADSPFPAVCLDDRPGTIAVVQHLIELGHRRIAHVAGPQDFVHATARTDAFVSALTEAGLRPAGIEVSDFTGAGGIEATKRLLALPDRPTAIVYANDRMAIAGMGAAQQTGLNVPGDLSVAGFDDSELAEFVHPGLTTVRADPYAFGEAAARTLNQLIDGDSAVPDVELPPARLIIRRSTATLEES; encoded by the coding sequence ATGAGCAAGGAACGGCCGACCATCGCGGATGTGGCGACCCGCGCAGGCGTTTCGAAGGGTGCGGTCTCGTTCGCGCTGAACGGCAAGCCGGGCCTGGCCCAGGCCACTGTCGACCGGATCCTGGCGGCCGCCGACGAGCTGGGCTGGCGGCCGAGCAGCCGGGCCCGGTCGCTGTCGGTCTCGAAGGCCTTCGCGCTCGGTCTGGTGATCACCAGGGACCCGGCAGTGCTGTCCTCGGACCCGTTCTTCCCGGCCTTCATCGGCGGGGTCGAGAGCGTGCTCGCGCCGCGGGGCCAGGCGCTCGTGCTGCAGGTGGTCGCCCCCGGCGAGAACGAGGCGGCGGGGTACCGGCGACTGGCTCAGGACGGCCGGGTTGACGGGGTCTTCCTCTCCGACCTCAGGCACGACGATCCCCGGATCGAGCTGCTGGCCTCCCTCGGGCTGCCCGCGGTGACCCTGAACCGGCCGGAGGCCGATTCACCGTTCCCCGCGGTCTGTCTGGACGACCGGCCGGGCACGATCGCGGTCGTCCAGCACCTGATCGAGCTCGGCCACCGCCGGATCGCGCACGTCGCCGGCCCCCAGGACTTCGTGCATGCCACGGCCCGGACCGATGCCTTCGTCTCGGCGCTGACCGAGGCGGGGTTGCGGCCCGCGGGGATCGAGGTCAGCGACTTCACCGGCGCGGGTGGGATCGAGGCCACCAAGCGGTTGCTGGCGCTCCCCGACCGGCCGACCGCGATCGTCTACGCCAACGACCGGATGGCGATCGCCGGGATGGGCGCCGCGCAACAGACCGGCCTGAACGTGCCCGGCGACCTCAGTGTCGCGGGCTTCGACGACAGCGAGCTCGCCGAGTTCGTCCATCCCGGGCTCACCACGGTGCGCGCCGATCCGTACGCCTTCGGCGAGGCGGCCGCGCGCACTCTCAACCAGCTCATCGACGGCGACAGTGCGGTACCCGATGTGGAACTGCCGCCCGCACGGCTGATCATCCGGCGGTCCACCGCCACTCTGGAGGAGTCATGA